One Candidatus Niyogibacteria bacterium CG10_big_fil_rev_8_21_14_0_10_46_36 DNA window includes the following coding sequences:
- a CDS encoding elongation factor 4: MNIIRNFCIISHIDHGKSTLADRLLEVTGTVEKRKMREQFLDAMDIERERGITIKMQPVRMRYRASESGPEYVLNLIDTPGHIDFSYEVSRSLAAVEGAILLVDASQGIQAQTLSNVELARGLDKTIIPVVNKIDLPHARIQETKEEITALLGTPPEDILEISGKTGQGVPELLDVIVSRIPQPAEEAEDRSLQALIFDFEYSSHQGVIAYVRVVRGTLKKGVKVLLAGAGHTFEAGEVGVFLPDRHAKEMLSPGEIGYVVTNIKKPETVTVGDTVTYAATPAPLLEGYKKPVSMVWANVYPIAQDDFDDLKKALDRLHLEDSSFSYEEESGALGRGFSCGFLGLLHIEIIIERIRREFNIDVVITSPTVNYQVTLKNGKTHEFHSPSEFPEDHEIQSIREPWASFSVLTPPSYLGALLSLLEEYEVIMGETTNVGSRLEIRGEMPLRELMRDFYNRLKSVTSGYASLDYALADMRDAKVIRIDVLIHGEIEPPFSRIVSERRVEREARALVEKLKKILPRELFAYKIQAQARGRIIASEGMSALKKDVTGYLYGGDRTRKMKLWQKQKKGKKRLKESGAVTLPHDVFIKAIQN; encoded by the coding sequence ATGAATATAATTAGGAATTTCTGTATCATCTCTCATATTGACCATGGCAAGTCGACGCTTGCTGATCGCTTGCTTGAAGTGACTGGAACTGTAGAAAAACGGAAAATGCGGGAACAATTCTTAGACGCCATGGACATTGAACGGGAACGCGGCATTACTATAAAAATGCAACCCGTTAGGATGCGCTACCGTGCTTCTGAATCAGGACCGGAGTATGTATTGAATTTAATAGATACGCCGGGCCACATCGATTTTTCATATGAAGTATCCCGCTCGCTTGCGGCTGTTGAGGGTGCGATATTGCTGGTGGACGCTTCGCAGGGAATACAGGCACAGACTCTGTCTAATGTTGAGCTTGCACGCGGGCTTGATAAAACCATTATCCCTGTAGTGAATAAGATAGATCTTCCGCATGCGCGGATACAAGAAACCAAAGAAGAAATAACCGCTCTTTTGGGGACGCCGCCGGAAGACATTTTAGAAATTTCAGGGAAAACGGGACAGGGGGTTCCGGAGCTCCTTGATGTTATTGTTTCGCGGATTCCTCAGCCCGCAGAAGAGGCAGAAGACCGCTCGCTCCAGGCTCTTATTTTTGATTTTGAATACTCTTCTCATCAGGGCGTTATCGCGTATGTCCGTGTTGTGCGGGGGACGCTGAAGAAAGGCGTAAAGGTATTACTTGCAGGCGCCGGACATACATTTGAAGCCGGAGAGGTGGGGGTGTTTTTGCCGGACCGTCACGCAAAAGAAATGCTCAGTCCCGGAGAAATAGGATATGTGGTAACAAATATTAAAAAACCAGAAACGGTAACTGTCGGAGATACAGTAACATACGCCGCAACGCCCGCGCCGCTTCTTGAAGGGTATAAAAAACCGGTTTCTATGGTGTGGGCGAATGTTTATCCGATAGCGCAGGACGACTTCGACGATCTGAAAAAAGCGCTTGACCGGCTCCACCTCGAAGACAGCTCATTTTCGTATGAAGAGGAATCGGGGGCTTTGGGGCGCGGGTTTAGTTGTGGGTTCCTCGGTCTGCTGCACATAGAAATTATTATTGAACGGATACGCCGCGAATTTAATATAGATGTGGTGATCACATCTCCCACGGTTAATTATCAGGTAACGCTCAAAAATGGAAAGACACACGAGTTCCATTCCCCAAGCGAATTCCCGGAAGACCACGAAATCCAAAGTATACGCGAACCGTGGGCATCGTTTTCTGTTCTTACGCCGCCGTCATATCTCGGCGCCCTTCTTTCATTGCTTGAAGAGTATGAGGTTATCATGGGCGAAACCACAAATGTCGGTTCGCGTCTTGAGATACGGGGAGAGATGCCGCTACGGGAGCTGATGCGCGATTTTTACAATCGGTTAAAAAGCGTAACATCGGGGTATGCGTCTTTGGATTATGCGCTTGCTGATATGCGGGACGCAAAAGTCATACGCATTGATGTGCTGATACACGGAGAAATAGAGCCGCCGTTTTCGCGGATAGTGTCTGAGCGCAGAGTTGAACGTGAGGCACGCGCGCTTGTAGAAAAATTAAAAAAGATATTACCACGCGAACTATTTGCTTACAAAATCCAGGCGCAGGCGCGCGGGCGCATCATCGCGTCCGAAGGAATGTCTGCGCTCAAAAAGGATGTTACCGGCTATTTATATGGAGGTGACAGAACGCGAAAAATGAAGCTGTGGCAAAAGCAGAAAAAAGGAAAAAAACGCCTGAAAGAATCGGGAGCGGTAACGCTTCCGCATGATGTCTTTATTAAGGCTATTCAGAACTAA